From a single Arachis hypogaea cultivar Tifrunner chromosome 3, arahy.Tifrunner.gnm2.J5K5, whole genome shotgun sequence genomic region:
- the LOC112791265 gene encoding uncharacterized protein, translated as MVTEENFSDRVLNFNTRPALSDVTNRPSKRPFSSISGDSPRKTTSDGDSHFAKKKFHFQLGAKLSTQFNDNDKLQFPEKGKNPSLSFLFCDAVSDASLRTLSSQTSDPQTNNLPEGQNFFGGAGVTSLGLGNDVLDRNPSGVPEGIPITEGFSNRVIQNDDTEVCVDKLASSKSVAVEPPVISASHDFGFPGLERCSALKGVSGANPSVDSVDLLKQCTCSFCSKAAYIWSDLHYQDVKGRLSALKKSQKEASTTLQRFSDLKEKLVHDPQSSTESSKLELTLMEQWKSLFVHMGNTFAQETKQLESKFEELRDLRESCKSSLDSTDNSNSDNH; from the exons ATGGTAACCGAAGAGAATTTCAGCGACAGGGTTCTCAATTTCAACACCCGTCCTGCACTCTCCGATGTCACCAACCGCCCCTCCAAGAGGCCCTTTTCTTCCATCTCCGGCGACTCCCCTCGCAAAACCACAAGCGATGGGGATTCCCACTTCGCCAAAAAGAAGTTCCACTTTCAATTAGGTGCGAAATTGAGCACGCAGTTCAACGATAACGACAAGCTTCAGTTCCCAGAAAAGGGGAAAAACCCTTCCCTCAGTTTCCTCTTCTGCGATGCCGTCTCTGACGCCTCGTTACGGACACTCTCATCTCAAACATCGGATCCACAGACCAACAATTTACCGGAGGGACAGAATTTCTTCGGTGGCGCCGGTGTGACTTCTTTGGGGTTAGGAAACGATGTTCTAGATAGAAACCCTAGCGGTGTTCCGGAAGGAATACCCATAACTGAAGGGTTCAGCAACCGCGTCATTCAAAATGACGACACAGAAGTTTGTGTTGATAAATTAGCGTCATCCAAATCTGTTGCGGTGGAACCGCCGGTGATCTCTGCTTCCCACGATTTTGGATTTCCAGGGCTAGAACGGTGTTCGGCTCTCAAGGGGGTTAGTGGCGCAAACCCGTCTGTTGATAGCGTCGACCTTCTGAAACAATGCACTTGTTCCTTTTGCTCCAAAG CTGCTTATATCTGGTCGGATCTCCATTATCAAGATGTGAAGGGCAGACTAAGCG CTCTGAAGAAGAGTCAGAAAGAGGCAAGCACAACGCTTCAGAGGTTTTCTGACTTAAAGGAGAAATTGGTGCATGATCCACAGAGCAGCACAGAGTCATCCAAATTAGAATTGACCCTTATGGAGCAGTGGAAGTCACTCTTTGTTCATATGGGCAACACATTTGCTCAAGAAACTAAACAGCTT GAATCAAAATTTGAAGAACTGAGAGATTTGAGAGAGAGCTGCAAGAGTAGCCTTGATTCGACTGACAATAGCAATTCTGACAATCATTAG